A DNA window from Acidobacteriota bacterium contains the following coding sequences:
- a CDS encoding type II toxin-antitoxin system HicB family antitoxin, with protein sequence MMEYKGYVAAIEFDDSVDRLHGRVVNSGPYPIATFEATDVDGIRLEFQRSIDEYLASCKEDGVEPRKPFSGTLNLRLGPDLHQRAALSASARGMSLNSWIKLAVEEKASR encoded by the coding sequence ATGATGGAGTACAAGGGCTACGTAGCCGCCATCGAGTTCGACGACTCGGTGGACCGCCTTCACGGCCGGGTCGTCAACAGCGGCCCGTATCCCATCGCCACGTTCGAAGCGACCGACGTGGACGGGATTCGACTCGAGTTCCAGCGGTCCATCGACGAGTACCTCGCTTCGTGCAAGGAAGACGGGGTCGAACCAAGGAAGCCGTTCTCGGGCACGCTCAACCTGCGGCTTGGTCCCGACCTGCACCAACGGGCCGCCCTGTCCGCCAGCGCACGCGGCATGAGTTTGAACAGTTGGATCAAACTGGCGGTTGAGGAGAAGGCGTCGAGGTGA
- a CDS encoding type II toxin-antitoxin system RelE/ParE family toxin, with protein MPVTVRLTDDAARDLEEIFDYVSRRDAPSRTERVLDRMEEAFQALSAFPERGSYPRELLDLGVREYREVFFKPYRIIYRVMDDGVYVMVIADGRRDMRALLQRRLFRA; from the coding sequence ATGCCCGTCACGGTCCGGCTGACCGATGACGCCGCCCGTGACCTGGAAGAGATCTTCGACTACGTCTCCCGGCGAGACGCGCCGAGTAGAACGGAACGTGTGCTGGACCGAATGGAAGAGGCCTTCCAGGCGTTGTCCGCGTTCCCCGAGCGCGGCAGCTACCCGAGGGAACTGCTGGATCTGGGAGTCCGGGAGTACCGGGAAGTCTTCTTCAAGCCGTACCGGATCATCTACCGCGTGATGGACGACGGCGTTTATGTGATGGTGATCGCGGACGGACGTCGTGACATGCGGGCGCTGCTGCAGCGGCGCCTGTTCCGGGCATAG
- a CDS encoding type II toxin-antitoxin system Phd/YefM family antitoxin, with protein MPLSDRIKPISYLKAHAAEIIRTLADQPEPLIVTQNGEAKAVVQDIDSYEQMQESMALLKMLALGNRQIEAGRAQPAAEVIARLRNRQAD; from the coding sequence ATGCCATTGTCCGACCGAATCAAACCGATCAGCTACCTGAAGGCCCACGCGGCCGAGATCATCCGCACGCTCGCGGACCAGCCGGAGCCTTTGATCGTGACCCAGAACGGCGAGGCCAAAGCCGTCGTGCAAGACATCGACAGCTATGAGCAGATGCAGGAGAGCATGGCTCTTCTCAAGATGCTCGCGCTGGGGAATCGTCAGATCGAAGCCGGTCGGGCGCAGCCGGCGGCGGAAGTCATTGCTCGGCTTCGGAACCGGCAGGCTGACTGA